The Rhinolophus ferrumequinum isolate MPI-CBG mRhiFer1 chromosome 6, mRhiFer1_v1.p, whole genome shotgun sequence genome has a window encoding:
- the PLEKHG3 gene encoding pleckstrin homology domain-containing family G member 3 isoform X7 — protein sequence MLLSAGDSPGPEKQRFSIFRRFQNLAGVLPPGSDARMPVSASLRQDGSQERPVSLTSTASSSGSSRDSRGAMEEPSGPEALAENGAAGSSRGRHPPNNNNSSSWLNKKGPLSPFNSRAASAPAHKLSYLGRVVREIVETERMYVQDLRSIVEDYLLKIIDTPGLLKPEQVSALFGNIENIYALNSQLLRDLDSCNSDPVAVASCFVERSQEFDIYTQYCNNYPNSVAALTECMRDQQQAKFLRDRQELLQHSLPLGSYLLKPVQRILKYHLLLQEIAKHFDEEEDGFEVVEDAIDTMTCVAWYINDMKRRHEHAVRLQEIQSLLINWKGPDLTIYGELVLEGTFRVHRVRSEKTFFLFDKALLITKKRGDHFVYKGHIPCSSLMLIESTRDSLCFTVTHYKHSKQQYSIQAKTVEEKRNWTHHIKRLILENHHTTIPQKAKEAILEMDSYYPNRYRYSPERLKKAWPSQDEVSTHIHQGRRQSEPGQLPYSRATLPRRQRGFLVPGLKGRRKSEPTRHLLRQLSEKAARAAGMKHAGSAGTLLDLGQRPRTRGLQLEAEGAAREQEEEEEEEQAFQVSLEDLAGHEGSEKGSGLEPPGSEEEEEESLAVAEQVADFASSLLAALHCWHYRANALLFSRGAMGKGRRESEGPTSCRRPSGRSPTSAEKRMSFESVSSLPEVDPDPEPGTEPEVFADVEGPSTEELPSDTESPEVLESQLATHQELLGLDHPSDVLDFAVAESTEDIKALSSEEEEEEEEEMAAAQEPESLLPPSVLDQASVIAERFVSSFSRRSSLALEDGKSPGFGTPRLPSRSSSVLSLEGSEKGPAQCGSTTDSFSSQLVPEEDLCVGMATESGPSVNGTEPPGPGCPAEPDRSSCKKKESMLSTQDRLLLDKIKSYYENAEHHDAGFSIRRRESLSYIPKGLVRNSVSRFNSLPRPDPEPVVPLGRTRQVGSRPASWALFDLPGPGHVGTGDPAPVTDSEFRPSSEIVKIWEGMEASRGSPRKGQGQGQANGFDLHEPLFILEGHELGAITEESATASPESASPTERPSAAHLARELKELVKELSSGSQGELLTPLHPRIVQLSHMMDSHVSERVKNKVYQLARQYSLRIKSKAVAARPPLQWEKAAPTVPRLQAEDGAQPGDKGRRKPVLSLFNHEQMLDQEHSPPKPCSAGETSPRRFSFSPSAANSRTSSPGARTSARSPLSPFDTETFNWPDVRELCSKYASHDEAAQAEGSRPRGLPVNRSRSVPENMVEPSLSGRAGRCCSLNAKRGQASPEATQAQPPGVLPQSGPDAEEALYVTADLTLENNQRVIVMEKGPLPPPAVGLEEGSGQGLSSLAAMVGQGQDLQMPAEYRPNEEGPREPVDPSQQGRVRNLREKFQALNSIG from the exons ATGTTGCTGAGTGCTGGGGATTCCCCAGGACCAGAGAAGCAGAGATTCTCCATCTTCAGAAGGTTCCAG AATCTCGCCGGAGTGCTCCCGCCAGGCAGCGATGCCAGGATGCCCGTCTCTGCCTCCCTCCGCCAGGACGGCAGCCAGGAGCGGCCGGTGAGCCTGACCTCCACCGCGTCCTCGTCGGGCTCCTCCCGTGACAGCCGAGGTGCCATGGAGGAGCCCAGTGGCCCCGAGGCCTTAGCTGAAAACGGGGCAGCAGGCTCCTCGCGCGGTCGGCATCcccccaacaacaacaactccAGCAGCTGGCTGAACAAGAAGGGACCCTTATCCCCGTTCAACAGCCGGGCGGCATCGGCGCCTGCGCACAAGCTCAGTTACCTGGGCCGCGTGGTGCGGGAAATCGTGGAAACCGAGCGCATGTACGTGCAGGATCTGCGCAGCATCGTGGAG GATTACCTTTTGAAGATCATTGACACACCTGGGCTGCTGAAGCCAGAACAAGTCAGCGCTCTCTTTGGGAACATAGAAAACATCTACGCACTGAACAG CCAGCTACTCAGAGACCTGGATAGCTGCAATAGTGACCCTGTGGCTGTGGCCAGCTGCTTTGTGGAAAGG AGCCAAGAGTTTGATATCTACACCCAGTATTGCAACAACTACCCCAA ctcTGTGGCTGCTCTGACGGAGTGCATGCGGGACCAGCAGCAGGCCAAGTTCTTACGGGACCGGCAGGAGCTGCTACAGCACTCGCTGCCCTTGGGCTCCTACCTGCTGAAGCCAGTCCAGCGCATCCTGAAGTACCACCTGCTGCTCCAG GAAATTGCCAAGCATTTTGATGAGGAAGAGGACGGCTTCGAGGTGGTGGAGGATGCCATCGACACCATGACCTGCGTGGCCTGGTACATCAACGACATGAAGAGGAGGCACGAGCACGCAGTCCGACTCCAG GAGATTCAGTCGCTGCTCATCAACTGGAAAGGGCCAGACCTGACCATCTATGGGGAGCTGGTCCTGGAGGGCACGTTCCGTGTGCACCGTGTGCGCAGTGAGAAGACGTTCTTCCTCTTTGACAAAGCACTGCTCATCACCAAGAAGCGGGGCGACCACTTTGTCTACAAGGGTCACATCCCG TGCTCCTCCCTGATGCTGATCGAAAGCACCCGAGACTCCCTGTGCTTCACCGTCACCCACTACAAGCACAGCAAACAGCAGTACAGCATCCAG GCCAAAACAGTAGAGGAGAAACGAAACTGGACTCACCATATCAAGAGGCTCATCCTGGAGAACCACCACACCACCATCCCCCAGAAG GCCAAGGAAGCCATCTTGGAAATGGATTCCTATT ATCCCAATCGGTACCGCTACAGCCCAGAGCGCCTGAAGAAGGCGTGGCCCTCCCAGGACGAGGTGTCCACCCACATACACCAGGGGCGCCGGCAATCTG AGCCGGGTCAGCTCCCGTACAGCCGGGCAACACTCCCCCGCAGGCAGCGAGGCTTCCTGGTGCCAGGCCTTAAGGGCCGTAGAAAGTCCG AGCCAACCAGACACCTGCTCAGGCAACTCAGTGAGAAAG cagccaGAGCAGCAGGAATGAAG CATGCGGGCAGTGCTGGCACTCTCTTGGACTTGGGGCAACGCCCCCGTACTCGGGGCCTGCAACTGGAGGCTGAAGGGGCTGCccgggagcaggaggaggaggaggaggaagagcaggccTTTCAGGTCTCTCTGGAGGACCTGGCGGGGCATGAAGGCAGCGAGAAGGGGTCTGGGCTGGAGCCCCCAGGctcagaggaagaggaggaggagagcctGGCAGTGGCGGAGCAGGTAGCCGACTTTGCCAGCTCCCTGCTGGCCGCCCTCCACTGCTGGCACTATCGGGCCAACGCTTTACTTTTCTCCCGGGGCGCTATG GGGAAGGGGCGCAGGGAGTCTGAAGGCCCCACGAGCTGCAGGAGGCCCAGCGGCCGGTCTCCAACCAGTGCCGAGAAGCGCATGAGCTTTGAGTCCGTTTCTTCCCTGCCAGAG GTTGATCCAGACCCTGAGCCTGGGACAGAGCCTGAGGTGTTTGCTGACGTGGAAGGTCCCAGCACTGAGGAGCTGCCCTCAGACACAGAGTCTCCAGAAGTCCTGGAATCTCAGCTTGCCACCCACCAAGAGCTGCTGGGGCTGGACCACCCGAGTGACGTGCTGGACTTCGCGGTGGCTGAGAGCACCGAGGACATTAAAGCCCTGagcagtgaggaggaggaggaggaggaggaggaaatggcgGCTGCCCAGGAGCCCGAGAGCCTCCTGCCGCCCTCTGTGCTGGACCAGGCCAGCGTCATTGCTGAGCGGTTTGTCAGCAGCTTCTCTCGGCGGAGCAGCCTGGCACTGGAGGACGGCAAGTCCCCTGGCTTCGGGACCCCCAGGCTGCCCAGCCGGAGCAGCAGTGTGCTCAGCCTGGAGGGCAGTGAGAAGGGCCCGGCCCAGTGTGGCAGCACCACAGACTCCTTCAGCTCTCAGCTTGTCCCAGAAGAGGACCTCTGTGTGGGGATGGCCACAGAGAGTGGCCCTTCTGTCAATGGGACGGAgcccccaggcccaggctgccCAGCGGAGCCCGACAGGTCTTCCTGCAAGAAGAAGGAATCGATGCTTTCTACGCAAGACCGGCTGTTGTTGGACAAAATCAAGAGCTACTACGAAAATGCAGAGCACCACGACGCTGGCTTCAGCATCCGGCGCCGGGAGAGCCTCTCCTACATCCCCAAAGGCCTGGTGAGAAACTCGGTCTCCAGGTTCAACAGCCTTCCCAGGCCAGACCCGGAGCCAGTGGTTCCACTAGGGCGCACGAGACAGGTGGGCTCCCGGCCAGCGTCATGGGCCTTGTTTGACCTCCCAGGACCAGGTCATGTGGGTACTGGGGACCCAGCTCCTGTCACAGATTCTGAGTTCCGCCCATCTTCGGAAATTGTGAAGATCTGGGAGGGGATGGAGGCTTCCAGGGGGAGCCCTCGGAAGGGGCAAGGCCAAGGTCAGGCCAATGGCTTTGATCTGCATGAGCCACTGTTCATCCTGGAGGGGCACGAGCTGGGGGCCATCACCGAGGAGTCGGCCACTGCCTCGCCAGAGAGCGCCTCCCCCACTGAGAGGCCCAGTGCAGCCCACCTGGCCCGGGAGCTGAAGGAGCTGGTGAAGGAGCTGAGCAGCGGCTCCCAGGGAGAGTTGCTGACTCCGCTGCACCCCCGTATTGTGCAGCTCTCCCACATGATGGACAGCCATGTGAGCGAGCGAGTCAAGAACAAGGTCTACCAGCTGGCCCGCCAGTATAGCCTCCGGATCAAGAGCAAGGCGGTGGCAGCCAGGCCACCACTGCAGTGGGAAAAGGCAGCTCCCACCGTTCCCCGCCTGCAGGCGGAGGATGGTGCACAGCCGGGTGACAAAG GTAGGAGAAAGCCAGTGCTGTCCCTCTTCAACCATGAGCAGATGCTGGACCAGGAGCACAGCCCGCCTAAGCCCTGCTCTGCCGGGGAGACGTCACCACGGCGTTTCTCCTTCAGCCCCTCTGCTGCCAACTCAAGGACCAGCTCGCCTGGGGCCCGGACCTCTGCTCGAAGCCCGCTCAGCCCCTTCGACACTGAGACCTTTAACTGGCCTGATGTCCGAGAGCTCTGCTCCAAATACGCCTCCCATGACGAGGCGGCGCAGGCTGAGGGCAGCCGGCCCCGAGGTCTGCCTGTCAACAGGAGCCGCTCGGTGCCAGAAAACATGGTGGAGCCCTCTCTGTCGGGCAGGGCGGGCCGCTGCTGCAGCCTGAATGCCAAGCGGGGCCAGGCGAGCCCAGAGGccacccaggcccagcctcctGGGGTGTTGCCCCAAAGTGGGCCAGACGCAGAGGAGGCCCTGTACGTCACTGCGGACCTCACCCTGGAGAACAACCAGCGGGTGATCGTCATGGAGAAGGGGCCCCTGCCTCCCCCCGCTGTGGGGCTGGAAGAGGGCAGCGGGCAGGGACTGAGCTCACTGGCAGCCATGGTagggcagggccaggatttgCAGATGCCTGCAGAGTATCGTCCAAACGAAGAGGGTCCCCGGGAGCCAGTGGACCCAAGCCAGCAAGGCAGAGTGAGAAACCTGAGGGAGAAATTCCAGGCCTTGAACTCCATAGGTTGA
- the PLEKHG3 gene encoding pleckstrin homology domain-containing family G member 3 isoform X13, with product MTTTLSTPSTPSLRVLPDSPEKPGQPQALGQKNLAGVLPPGSDARMPVSASLRQDGSQERPVSLTSTASSSGSSRDSRGAMEEPSGPEALAENGAAGSSRGRHPPNNNNSSSWLNKKGPLSPFNSRAASAPAHKLSYLGRVVREIVETERMYVQDLRSIVEDYLLKIIDTPGLLKPEQVSALFGNIENIYALNSQLLRDLDSCNSDPVAVASCFVERSQEFDIYTQYCNNYPNSVAALTECMRDQQQAKFLRDRQELLQHSLPLGSYLLKPVQRILKYHLLLQEIAKHFDEEEDGFEVVEDAIDTMTCVAWYINDMKRRHEHAVRLQEIQSLLINWKGPDLTIYGELVLEGTFRVHRVRSEKTFFLFDKALLITKKRGDHFVYKGHIPCSSLMLIESTRDSLCFTVTHYKHSKQQYSIQAKTVEEKRNWTHHIKRLILENHHTTIPQKAKEAILEMDSYYPNRYRYSPERLKKAWPSQDEVSTHIHQGRRQSEPTRHLLRQLSEKARAAGMKGKGRRESEGPTSCRRPSGRSPTSAEKRMSFESVSSLPEVDPDPEPGTEPEVFADVEGPSTEELPSDTESPEVLESQLATHQELLGLDHPSDVLDFAVAESTEDIKALSSEEEEEEEEEMAAAQEPESLLPPSVLDQASVIAERFVSSFSRRSSLALEDGKSPGFGTPRLPSRSSSVLSLEGSEKGPAQCGSTTDSFSSQLVPEEDLCVGMATESGPSVNGTEPPGPGCPAEPDRSSCKKKESMLSTQDRLLLDKIKSYYENAEHHDAGFSIRRRESLSYIPKGLVRNSVSRFNSLPRPDPEPVVPLGRTRQVGSRPASWALFDLPGPGHVGTGDPAPVTDSEFRPSSEIVKIWEGMEASRGSPRKGQGQGQANGFDLHEPLFILEGHELGAITEESATASPESASPTERPSAAHLARELKELVKELSSGSQGELLTPLHPRIVQLSHMMDSHVSERVKNKVYQLARQYSLRIKSKAVAARPPLQWEKAAPTVPRLQAEDGAQPGDKGRRKPVLSLFNHEQMLDQEHSPPKPCSAGETSPRRFSFSPSAANSRTSSPGARTSARSPLSPFDTETFNWPDVRELCSKYASHDEAAQAEGSRPRGLPVNRSRSVPENMVEPSLSGRAGRCCSLNAKRGQASPEATQAQPPGVLPQSGPDAEEALYVTADLTLENNQRVIVMEKGPLPPPAVGLEEGSGQGLSSLAAMVGQGQDLQMPAEYRPNEEGPREPVDPSQQGRVRNLREKFQALNSIG from the exons AATCTCGCCGGAGTGCTCCCGCCAGGCAGCGATGCCAGGATGCCCGTCTCTGCCTCCCTCCGCCAGGACGGCAGCCAGGAGCGGCCGGTGAGCCTGACCTCCACCGCGTCCTCGTCGGGCTCCTCCCGTGACAGCCGAGGTGCCATGGAGGAGCCCAGTGGCCCCGAGGCCTTAGCTGAAAACGGGGCAGCAGGCTCCTCGCGCGGTCGGCATCcccccaacaacaacaactccAGCAGCTGGCTGAACAAGAAGGGACCCTTATCCCCGTTCAACAGCCGGGCGGCATCGGCGCCTGCGCACAAGCTCAGTTACCTGGGCCGCGTGGTGCGGGAAATCGTGGAAACCGAGCGCATGTACGTGCAGGATCTGCGCAGCATCGTGGAG GATTACCTTTTGAAGATCATTGACACACCTGGGCTGCTGAAGCCAGAACAAGTCAGCGCTCTCTTTGGGAACATAGAAAACATCTACGCACTGAACAG CCAGCTACTCAGAGACCTGGATAGCTGCAATAGTGACCCTGTGGCTGTGGCCAGCTGCTTTGTGGAAAGG AGCCAAGAGTTTGATATCTACACCCAGTATTGCAACAACTACCCCAA ctcTGTGGCTGCTCTGACGGAGTGCATGCGGGACCAGCAGCAGGCCAAGTTCTTACGGGACCGGCAGGAGCTGCTACAGCACTCGCTGCCCTTGGGCTCCTACCTGCTGAAGCCAGTCCAGCGCATCCTGAAGTACCACCTGCTGCTCCAG GAAATTGCCAAGCATTTTGATGAGGAAGAGGACGGCTTCGAGGTGGTGGAGGATGCCATCGACACCATGACCTGCGTGGCCTGGTACATCAACGACATGAAGAGGAGGCACGAGCACGCAGTCCGACTCCAG GAGATTCAGTCGCTGCTCATCAACTGGAAAGGGCCAGACCTGACCATCTATGGGGAGCTGGTCCTGGAGGGCACGTTCCGTGTGCACCGTGTGCGCAGTGAGAAGACGTTCTTCCTCTTTGACAAAGCACTGCTCATCACCAAGAAGCGGGGCGACCACTTTGTCTACAAGGGTCACATCCCG TGCTCCTCCCTGATGCTGATCGAAAGCACCCGAGACTCCCTGTGCTTCACCGTCACCCACTACAAGCACAGCAAACAGCAGTACAGCATCCAG GCCAAAACAGTAGAGGAGAAACGAAACTGGACTCACCATATCAAGAGGCTCATCCTGGAGAACCACCACACCACCATCCCCCAGAAG GCCAAGGAAGCCATCTTGGAAATGGATTCCTATT ATCCCAATCGGTACCGCTACAGCCCAGAGCGCCTGAAGAAGGCGTGGCCCTCCCAGGACGAGGTGTCCACCCACATACACCAGGGGCGCCGGCAATCTG AGCCAACCAGACACCTGCTCAGGCAACTCAGTGAGAAAG ccaGAGCAGCAGGAATGAAG GGGAAGGGGCGCAGGGAGTCTGAAGGCCCCACGAGCTGCAGGAGGCCCAGCGGCCGGTCTCCAACCAGTGCCGAGAAGCGCATGAGCTTTGAGTCCGTTTCTTCCCTGCCAGAG GTTGATCCAGACCCTGAGCCTGGGACAGAGCCTGAGGTGTTTGCTGACGTGGAAGGTCCCAGCACTGAGGAGCTGCCCTCAGACACAGAGTCTCCAGAAGTCCTGGAATCTCAGCTTGCCACCCACCAAGAGCTGCTGGGGCTGGACCACCCGAGTGACGTGCTGGACTTCGCGGTGGCTGAGAGCACCGAGGACATTAAAGCCCTGagcagtgaggaggaggaggaggaggaggaggaaatggcgGCTGCCCAGGAGCCCGAGAGCCTCCTGCCGCCCTCTGTGCTGGACCAGGCCAGCGTCATTGCTGAGCGGTTTGTCAGCAGCTTCTCTCGGCGGAGCAGCCTGGCACTGGAGGACGGCAAGTCCCCTGGCTTCGGGACCCCCAGGCTGCCCAGCCGGAGCAGCAGTGTGCTCAGCCTGGAGGGCAGTGAGAAGGGCCCGGCCCAGTGTGGCAGCACCACAGACTCCTTCAGCTCTCAGCTTGTCCCAGAAGAGGACCTCTGTGTGGGGATGGCCACAGAGAGTGGCCCTTCTGTCAATGGGACGGAgcccccaggcccaggctgccCAGCGGAGCCCGACAGGTCTTCCTGCAAGAAGAAGGAATCGATGCTTTCTACGCAAGACCGGCTGTTGTTGGACAAAATCAAGAGCTACTACGAAAATGCAGAGCACCACGACGCTGGCTTCAGCATCCGGCGCCGGGAGAGCCTCTCCTACATCCCCAAAGGCCTGGTGAGAAACTCGGTCTCCAGGTTCAACAGCCTTCCCAGGCCAGACCCGGAGCCAGTGGTTCCACTAGGGCGCACGAGACAGGTGGGCTCCCGGCCAGCGTCATGGGCCTTGTTTGACCTCCCAGGACCAGGTCATGTGGGTACTGGGGACCCAGCTCCTGTCACAGATTCTGAGTTCCGCCCATCTTCGGAAATTGTGAAGATCTGGGAGGGGATGGAGGCTTCCAGGGGGAGCCCTCGGAAGGGGCAAGGCCAAGGTCAGGCCAATGGCTTTGATCTGCATGAGCCACTGTTCATCCTGGAGGGGCACGAGCTGGGGGCCATCACCGAGGAGTCGGCCACTGCCTCGCCAGAGAGCGCCTCCCCCACTGAGAGGCCCAGTGCAGCCCACCTGGCCCGGGAGCTGAAGGAGCTGGTGAAGGAGCTGAGCAGCGGCTCCCAGGGAGAGTTGCTGACTCCGCTGCACCCCCGTATTGTGCAGCTCTCCCACATGATGGACAGCCATGTGAGCGAGCGAGTCAAGAACAAGGTCTACCAGCTGGCCCGCCAGTATAGCCTCCGGATCAAGAGCAAGGCGGTGGCAGCCAGGCCACCACTGCAGTGGGAAAAGGCAGCTCCCACCGTTCCCCGCCTGCAGGCGGAGGATGGTGCACAGCCGGGTGACAAAG GTAGGAGAAAGCCAGTGCTGTCCCTCTTCAACCATGAGCAGATGCTGGACCAGGAGCACAGCCCGCCTAAGCCCTGCTCTGCCGGGGAGACGTCACCACGGCGTTTCTCCTTCAGCCCCTCTGCTGCCAACTCAAGGACCAGCTCGCCTGGGGCCCGGACCTCTGCTCGAAGCCCGCTCAGCCCCTTCGACACTGAGACCTTTAACTGGCCTGATGTCCGAGAGCTCTGCTCCAAATACGCCTCCCATGACGAGGCGGCGCAGGCTGAGGGCAGCCGGCCCCGAGGTCTGCCTGTCAACAGGAGCCGCTCGGTGCCAGAAAACATGGTGGAGCCCTCTCTGTCGGGCAGGGCGGGCCGCTGCTGCAGCCTGAATGCCAAGCGGGGCCAGGCGAGCCCAGAGGccacccaggcccagcctcctGGGGTGTTGCCCCAAAGTGGGCCAGACGCAGAGGAGGCCCTGTACGTCACTGCGGACCTCACCCTGGAGAACAACCAGCGGGTGATCGTCATGGAGAAGGGGCCCCTGCCTCCCCCCGCTGTGGGGCTGGAAGAGGGCAGCGGGCAGGGACTGAGCTCACTGGCAGCCATGGTagggcagggccaggatttgCAGATGCCTGCAGAGTATCGTCCAAACGAAGAGGGTCCCCGGGAGCCAGTGGACCCAAGCCAGCAAGGCAGAGTGAGAAACCTGAGGGAGAAATTCCAGGCCTTGAACTCCATAGGTTGA